In Tenebrio molitor chromosome 6, icTenMoli1.1, whole genome shotgun sequence, one genomic interval encodes:
- the Plc21C gene encoding 1-phosphatidylinositol 4,5-bisphosphate phosphodiesterase classes I and II isoform X1 codes for MSAAPGGRTGLAASPTNAVSLKSIEVPQALQSGEKFIKWDEDSGVGTPVTLRVDKNGFYLYWMDQNHEMDLLDIATVRDTRTGRYAKIPKDPKLRQIVTMGSQDTLEEKTVTVCCANDFVNMNFINFCCTRKEIARLWTDALMSLAYNLNQINGTTNMYLLKAYTKLILITDKTGKIPIKNIIRMFAQSRDDKRRIETVLQSTGLPHGKNDTISPEKFQFEDFFNFYKNLTQRSEIEKVFNDIVGSKKHMTAAQFVDFLNKTQRDPRLNEILHPYANTTRAKDIIAQYEPNKYNSQKGQLSIDGFLRYLMSEDNNIIAPSRYELCDEMDHPLAHYFINSSHNTYLTGHQLTGRSSTEMYRQCLLAGCRCVELDFWNGREEPIIVHGYTFVPEISAKEVLEAIAESAFKTSDFPVVLSFENHCNPRQQAKIANYCKEIFGDMLLEVPLDAYKLEPGNPLPPPSVLKRKIIIKNKKKHHHHHHHHHHHHHKKGAVASPEAPLSEPTGNGDVPHHAPPLQTRQGSKDSTGTEDEESSSDEDGETLEADNPAEAPNEGSDHRAAAASETEAGAEISALVNYVQPVHFSSFENAKKKNRSYEMSSFDEKQATNLLKEYPVQFVNYNKHQLSRVYPAGTRFDSSNFMPQVFWNAGCQLVALNFQTLDLAMQLNLGIFEYNFRSGYLLKPEFMRRTDRRFYPFAESTVDGIIAGTVKVTVISGQFLTDKRVGTYVEVDMYGLPADTVRKRFRTKTVPNNGINPLYDEEPFVFKKVVLPDLASIRIAAYEESGRFIGHRVLPVVGLCPGYRHVNLRTEIGQPLPLATIFVQIVVKDYVPDGLSDFAEALANPIKYQSDLEKRAQQLAVLTDDMEPAEGDDQKKNSLTKATKEHATNGSPIQRPLIATGATSVDMTSDSEGPVIATSVAATNPAHEANSLAKTVEVKEEKFEELVAEPVDKILDNKLVKEKRLELEKKLDTLRKKHEKKKMTLQSQKSGDFSEKRSRLIHMKLVKRLSSKNMADNQTSCSEQPTGMWGLCTVCVSGVFSTESPSAEPLTSVADGPETSGSETDKPSLPRSHSERLLSVNREFVSQEKELREKYHEVIYNTAEKVMKMSQNNQLKTLKDQFERETTDLMRKLQADHREEVKALAKKHRNREQFTRVKREAVTAVVGRGVSEREKLGQIFESRREELQRQHEAVKDALAECRNKAKIALLKEFETRLARVDAEGGGVL; via the exons ATGTCGGCTGCTCCGGGAGGCAGGACCGGATTGGCAGCCTCCCCTACCAATGCTGTCTCCCTCAAATCTATCGAGGTGCCCCAGGCCCTGCAGAGCGGTGAAAAATTCATCAAATGGGATGAG GACTCCGGAGTGGGCACGCCGGTCACCCTCCGCGTGGACAAGAACGGGTTCTATCTGTATTGGATGGACCAGAACCACGAGATGGACCTCCTCGACATAGCCACCGTCAGGGACACGCGAACCGGtcgatatgcaaaaatacCGAAG GACCCCAAGTTGAGGCAGATCGTGACGATGGGCTCGCAAGACACCCTCGAAGAGAAAACAGTGACTGTATGTTGTGCCAATGACTTTGTGAatatgaattttataaatttttgttgtacgAGAAAAGAAATTGCAAGACTGTGGACAGACGCACTCATGAGTCTGGCGTACAATCTCAACCAAATCAATGGCACAACTAACATGTATCTCTTAAAGGCTTACACCAAATTGATCTTGATCACCGACAAGACGGGCAAGATTCCGATCAAAAA CATTATACGAATGTTTGCTCAGAGCAGGGACGATAAAAGGCGGATCGAAACCGTGCTACAATCGACCGGTCTACCCCACGGAAAGAACGACACGATAAGTCCCGAAAAGTTCCAGTTCGAggactttttcaatttttacaagAATCTCACGCAGCGCAGCGAGATCGAGAAAGTCTTCAATGACAT TGTTGGGTCGAAGAAGCACATGACAGCAGCCCAATTCGTCGACTTCTTGAATAAGACCCAGCGCGACCCCCGCCTTAACGAGATCCTCCACCCTTACGCGAACACGACCAGAGCCAAAGACATAATCGCGCAATATGAGCCCAACAAGTACAACTCGCAGAAGGGCCAGTTGTCCATCGACGGTTTCTTGCGGTACTTGATGTCGGAGGACAACAACATTATCGCCCCCAGCAGGTACGAGTTGTGCGACGAGATGGACCATCCTCTGGCGCACTACTTCATAAATTCGTCGCACAACACCTACCTAACGGGGCACCAGTTGACGGGCAGATCCAGCACGGAGATGTACAGACAGTGTTTACTGGCAGGATGTCG GTGTGTCGAGCTGGATTTCTGGAACGGGAGAGAGGAGCCGATTATAGTGCACGGGTATACGTTCGTTCCAGAGATCTCCGCCAAAGAGGTGCTCGAGGCGATAGCTGAGAGTGCGTTCAAGACTTCGGACTTTCCGGTCGTCTTGTCGTTCGAGAATCACTGCAATCCGAGGCAGCAAGCCAAGATTGCGAATTATTGCAAGGAGATATTCGGGGATATGCTCTTGGAGGTGCCTCTAGACGCGTACAAATTGGAACCAG GCAATCCTTTGCCGCCACCTTCGGTTCTGAAAAGGAAGATCATCatcaagaacaaaaaaaagcaCCACCAtcaccaccaccaccaccatCACCACCATCATAAAAAAGGAGCGGTGGCGTCACCGGAAGCGCCGTTGTCTGAGCCGACAGGAAACGGCGACGTTCCCCATCACGCTCCACCGCTGCAAACAAGACAA ggTTCTAAAGACTCAACCGGTACAGAGGATGAGGAGTCGTCGAGCGACGAGGACGGAGAAACACTGGAAGCAGATAATCCAGCGGAAGCGCCGAACGAAGGGAGCGACCACAGAGCCGCCGCCGCTAGCGAGACGGAGGCGGGGGCCGAGATATCGGCCCTCGTCAACTACGTTCAGCCGGTGCACTTTTCCAGCTTTGAAAACGCGAAAA AGAAAAACCGGAGCTACGAGATGTCCTCTTTCGACGAGAAGCAAGCCACCAATCTGCTGAAGGAGTATCCGGTGCAGTTCGTCAACTACAACAAGCACCAACTGAGTAGGGTTTATCCGGCGGGGACGCGGTTCGACTCGTCGAACTTCATGCCCCAGGTGTTCTGGAACGCGGGATGTCAACTGGTGGCCCTCAACTTCCAAACTTTAGATTTGGCCATGCAACTGAACCTCGGAATATTCGAGTACAACTTCCGGTCCGGTTATTTGCTCAAGCCCGAATTCATGCGAAGGACCGATAGACGATTCTATCCGTTCGCCGAATCAACTGTCGACGGTATCATCGCTGGTACAGTCAAAGTAACTGTGATATCTGGACAATTCTTGACTGACAAGAGAGTAGGGACTTACGTCGAGGTGGACATGTATGGCCTACCAGCGGACACCGTGAGGAAGAGGTTCCGCACGAAGACGGTGCCCAACAACGGCATCAATCCCCTGTACGACGAGGAGCCCTTCGTCTTCAAGAAG GTGGTGCTGCCCGACTTGGCCTCCATTCGGATAGCAGCGTACGAGGAGTCGGGCAGGTTCATCGGGCACCGGGTCCTCCCCGTGGTGGGTCTGTGCCCCGGCTATCGCCACGTCAACCTGCGCACCGAGATCGGCCAGCCGCTGCCTCTGGCGACGATCTTCGTCCAGATCGTCGTGAAGGACTACGTGCCGGACGGCCTGTCCGACTTCGCTGAGGCGCTGGCCAACCCGATCAAGTACCAGAGCGACTTGGAGAAGCGAGCCCAGCAGCTCGCCGTCCTCACCGACGACATGGAACCGGCCGAGGGCGACGACCAGAAGAAGAACAGCCTGACCAAGGCGACGAAGGAGCACGCCACCAACGGCAGCCCAATCCAAAGGCCTCTGATAGCGACGGGGGCGACGTCGGTCGACATGACTTCCGACAGCGAAGGACCGGTGATAGCGACGAGCGTGGCGGCGACGAATCCCGCCCACGAGGCCAACTCGCTGGCCAAGACCGTCGAGGTGAAAGAGGAGAAGTTCGAGGAGCTCGTAGCCGAACCCGTAGATAAGATTCTAGACAATAAATTAGTTAAAGAGAAGCGCTTAGAGCTCGAAAAGAAACTGGACACGCTGAGGAAGAAGCACGAGAAGAAGAAGATGACGCTGCAGTCGCAGAAGTCGGGGGATTTCTCCGAGAAGAGGTCCAGGTTGATACACATGAAGCTCGTCAAGAGGTTGTCGAGCAAAAACAt GGCGGACAACCAGACCAGTTGTTCTGAACAACCAACTGGTATGTGGGGCCTTTGCACCGTTTG CGTGAGCGGCGTGTTTTCGACGGAATCCCCCAGCGCCGAGCCCCTCACTAGCGTGGCCGACGGTCCCGAGACCAGCGGCAGCGAGACCGACAAGCCGTCACTACCCCGAAGTCACTCCGAACGACTGCTTTCGGTGAACCGGGAGTTCGTCTCGCAGGAGAAGGAACTGCGCGAAAAGTACCACGAAGTGATCTACAACACGGCCGAAAAGGTGATGAAGATGTCGCAGAACAACCAACTGAAGACGCTGAAGGACCAGTTCGAGCGGGAGACGACGGACTTGATGCGCAAGCTCCAAGCCGACCACAGGGAGGAGGTGAAGGCTCTGGCGAAAAAGCACCGGAACCGGGAGCAATTCACGAGGGTGAAGCGCGAAGCGGTGACCGCCGTGGTGGGACGGGGCGTTTCGGAGAGGGAAAAACTGGGGCAGATATTCGAGAGTCGGAGGGAGGAGCTCCAGAGGCAGCACGAAGCTGTCAAAGATGCCTTAGCCGAGTGCAGAAACAAG GCGAAAATCGCTCTGTTGAAAGAGTTCGAGACGCGGCTGGCGAGGGTGGATGCTGAGGGTGGTGGAGTTCTGTGA
- the Plc21C gene encoding 1-phosphatidylinositol 4,5-bisphosphate phosphodiesterase classes I and II isoform X2, whose translation MSAAPGGRTGLAASPTNAVSLKSIEVPQALQSGEKFIKWDEDSGVGTPVTLRVDKNGFYLYWMDQNHEMDLLDIATVRDTRTGRYAKIPKDPKLRQIVTMGSQDTLEEKTVTVCCANDFVNMNFINFCCTRKEIARLWTDALMSLAYNLNQINGTTNMYLLKAYTKLILITDKTGKIPIKNIIRMFAQSRDDKRRIETVLQSTGLPHGKNDTISPEKFQFEDFFNFYKNLTQRSEIEKVFNDIVGSKKHMTAAQFVDFLNKTQRDPRLNEILHPYANTTRAKDIIAQYEPNKYNSQKGQLSIDGFLRYLMSEDNNIIAPSRYELCDEMDHPLAHYFINSSHNTYLTGHQLTGRSSTEMYRQCLLAGCRCVELDFWNGREEPIIVHGYTFVPEISAKEVLEAIAESAFKTSDFPVVLSFENHCNPRQQAKIANYCKEIFGDMLLEVPLDAYKLEPGNPLPPPSVLKRKIIIKNKKKHHHHHHHHHHHHHKKGAVASPEAPLSEPTGNGDVPHHAPPLQTRQGSKDSTGTEDEESSSDEDGETLEADNPAEAPNEGSDHRAAAASETEAGAEISALVNYVQPVHFSSFENAKKKNRSYEMSSFDEKQATNLLKEYPVQFVNYNKHQLSRVYPAGTRFDSSNFMPQVFWNAGCQLVALNFQTLDLAMQLNLGIFEYNFRSGYLLKPEFMRRTDRRFYPFAESTVDGIIAGTVKVTVISGQFLTDKRVGTYVEVDMYGLPADTVRKRFRTKTVPNNGINPLYDEEPFVFKKVVLPDLASIRIAAYEESGRFIGHRVLPVVGLCPGYRHVNLRTEIGQPLPLATIFVQIVVKDYVPDGLSDFAEALANPIKYQSDLEKRAQQLAVLTDDMEPAEGDDQKKNSLTKATKEHATNGSPIQRPLIATGATSVDMTSDSEGPVIATSVAATNPAHEANSLAKTVEVKEEKFEELVAEPVDKILDNKLVKEKRLELEKKLDTLRKKHEKKKMTLQSQKSGDFSEKRSRLIHMKLVKRLSSKNIVSGVFSTESPSAEPLTSVADGPETSGSETDKPSLPRSHSERLLSVNREFVSQEKELREKYHEVIYNTAEKVMKMSQNNQLKTLKDQFERETTDLMRKLQADHREEVKALAKKHRNREQFTRVKREAVTAVVGRGVSEREKLGQIFESRREELQRQHEAVKDALAECRNKAKIALLKEFETRLARVDAEGGGVL comes from the exons ATGTCGGCTGCTCCGGGAGGCAGGACCGGATTGGCAGCCTCCCCTACCAATGCTGTCTCCCTCAAATCTATCGAGGTGCCCCAGGCCCTGCAGAGCGGTGAAAAATTCATCAAATGGGATGAG GACTCCGGAGTGGGCACGCCGGTCACCCTCCGCGTGGACAAGAACGGGTTCTATCTGTATTGGATGGACCAGAACCACGAGATGGACCTCCTCGACATAGCCACCGTCAGGGACACGCGAACCGGtcgatatgcaaaaatacCGAAG GACCCCAAGTTGAGGCAGATCGTGACGATGGGCTCGCAAGACACCCTCGAAGAGAAAACAGTGACTGTATGTTGTGCCAATGACTTTGTGAatatgaattttataaatttttgttgtacgAGAAAAGAAATTGCAAGACTGTGGACAGACGCACTCATGAGTCTGGCGTACAATCTCAACCAAATCAATGGCACAACTAACATGTATCTCTTAAAGGCTTACACCAAATTGATCTTGATCACCGACAAGACGGGCAAGATTCCGATCAAAAA CATTATACGAATGTTTGCTCAGAGCAGGGACGATAAAAGGCGGATCGAAACCGTGCTACAATCGACCGGTCTACCCCACGGAAAGAACGACACGATAAGTCCCGAAAAGTTCCAGTTCGAggactttttcaatttttacaagAATCTCACGCAGCGCAGCGAGATCGAGAAAGTCTTCAATGACAT TGTTGGGTCGAAGAAGCACATGACAGCAGCCCAATTCGTCGACTTCTTGAATAAGACCCAGCGCGACCCCCGCCTTAACGAGATCCTCCACCCTTACGCGAACACGACCAGAGCCAAAGACATAATCGCGCAATATGAGCCCAACAAGTACAACTCGCAGAAGGGCCAGTTGTCCATCGACGGTTTCTTGCGGTACTTGATGTCGGAGGACAACAACATTATCGCCCCCAGCAGGTACGAGTTGTGCGACGAGATGGACCATCCTCTGGCGCACTACTTCATAAATTCGTCGCACAACACCTACCTAACGGGGCACCAGTTGACGGGCAGATCCAGCACGGAGATGTACAGACAGTGTTTACTGGCAGGATGTCG GTGTGTCGAGCTGGATTTCTGGAACGGGAGAGAGGAGCCGATTATAGTGCACGGGTATACGTTCGTTCCAGAGATCTCCGCCAAAGAGGTGCTCGAGGCGATAGCTGAGAGTGCGTTCAAGACTTCGGACTTTCCGGTCGTCTTGTCGTTCGAGAATCACTGCAATCCGAGGCAGCAAGCCAAGATTGCGAATTATTGCAAGGAGATATTCGGGGATATGCTCTTGGAGGTGCCTCTAGACGCGTACAAATTGGAACCAG GCAATCCTTTGCCGCCACCTTCGGTTCTGAAAAGGAAGATCATCatcaagaacaaaaaaaagcaCCACCAtcaccaccaccaccaccatCACCACCATCATAAAAAAGGAGCGGTGGCGTCACCGGAAGCGCCGTTGTCTGAGCCGACAGGAAACGGCGACGTTCCCCATCACGCTCCACCGCTGCAAACAAGACAA ggTTCTAAAGACTCAACCGGTACAGAGGATGAGGAGTCGTCGAGCGACGAGGACGGAGAAACACTGGAAGCAGATAATCCAGCGGAAGCGCCGAACGAAGGGAGCGACCACAGAGCCGCCGCCGCTAGCGAGACGGAGGCGGGGGCCGAGATATCGGCCCTCGTCAACTACGTTCAGCCGGTGCACTTTTCCAGCTTTGAAAACGCGAAAA AGAAAAACCGGAGCTACGAGATGTCCTCTTTCGACGAGAAGCAAGCCACCAATCTGCTGAAGGAGTATCCGGTGCAGTTCGTCAACTACAACAAGCACCAACTGAGTAGGGTTTATCCGGCGGGGACGCGGTTCGACTCGTCGAACTTCATGCCCCAGGTGTTCTGGAACGCGGGATGTCAACTGGTGGCCCTCAACTTCCAAACTTTAGATTTGGCCATGCAACTGAACCTCGGAATATTCGAGTACAACTTCCGGTCCGGTTATTTGCTCAAGCCCGAATTCATGCGAAGGACCGATAGACGATTCTATCCGTTCGCCGAATCAACTGTCGACGGTATCATCGCTGGTACAGTCAAAGTAACTGTGATATCTGGACAATTCTTGACTGACAAGAGAGTAGGGACTTACGTCGAGGTGGACATGTATGGCCTACCAGCGGACACCGTGAGGAAGAGGTTCCGCACGAAGACGGTGCCCAACAACGGCATCAATCCCCTGTACGACGAGGAGCCCTTCGTCTTCAAGAAG GTGGTGCTGCCCGACTTGGCCTCCATTCGGATAGCAGCGTACGAGGAGTCGGGCAGGTTCATCGGGCACCGGGTCCTCCCCGTGGTGGGTCTGTGCCCCGGCTATCGCCACGTCAACCTGCGCACCGAGATCGGCCAGCCGCTGCCTCTGGCGACGATCTTCGTCCAGATCGTCGTGAAGGACTACGTGCCGGACGGCCTGTCCGACTTCGCTGAGGCGCTGGCCAACCCGATCAAGTACCAGAGCGACTTGGAGAAGCGAGCCCAGCAGCTCGCCGTCCTCACCGACGACATGGAACCGGCCGAGGGCGACGACCAGAAGAAGAACAGCCTGACCAAGGCGACGAAGGAGCACGCCACCAACGGCAGCCCAATCCAAAGGCCTCTGATAGCGACGGGGGCGACGTCGGTCGACATGACTTCCGACAGCGAAGGACCGGTGATAGCGACGAGCGTGGCGGCGACGAATCCCGCCCACGAGGCCAACTCGCTGGCCAAGACCGTCGAGGTGAAAGAGGAGAAGTTCGAGGAGCTCGTAGCCGAACCCGTAGATAAGATTCTAGACAATAAATTAGTTAAAGAGAAGCGCTTAGAGCTCGAAAAGAAACTGGACACGCTGAGGAAGAAGCACGAGAAGAAGAAGATGACGCTGCAGTCGCAGAAGTCGGGGGATTTCTCCGAGAAGAGGTCCAGGTTGATACACATGAAGCTCGTCAAGAGGTTGTCGAGCAAAAACAt CGTGAGCGGCGTGTTTTCGACGGAATCCCCCAGCGCCGAGCCCCTCACTAGCGTGGCCGACGGTCCCGAGACCAGCGGCAGCGAGACCGACAAGCCGTCACTACCCCGAAGTCACTCCGAACGACTGCTTTCGGTGAACCGGGAGTTCGTCTCGCAGGAGAAGGAACTGCGCGAAAAGTACCACGAAGTGATCTACAACACGGCCGAAAAGGTGATGAAGATGTCGCAGAACAACCAACTGAAGACGCTGAAGGACCAGTTCGAGCGGGAGACGACGGACTTGATGCGCAAGCTCCAAGCCGACCACAGGGAGGAGGTGAAGGCTCTGGCGAAAAAGCACCGGAACCGGGAGCAATTCACGAGGGTGAAGCGCGAAGCGGTGACCGCCGTGGTGGGACGGGGCGTTTCGGAGAGGGAAAAACTGGGGCAGATATTCGAGAGTCGGAGGGAGGAGCTCCAGAGGCAGCACGAAGCTGTCAAAGATGCCTTAGCCGAGTGCAGAAACAAG GCGAAAATCGCTCTGTTGAAAGAGTTCGAGACGCGGCTGGCGAGGGTGGATGCTGAGGGTGGTGGAGTTCTGTGA
- the LOC138133386 gene encoding intraflagellar transport protein 57 homolog gives MSAEREQSFPAYNAMECLLDKLKLLNYEAEFFKETKMKPIHRYYFVVTKNPGEQFYLFALLASYLIGKIGINFQKPEEYDDPNDTIEKILQVVRENEIPVNFPANKLKQGVGEHVVYILDRLADKALAKHFTWQKPVPPEEKKEESEVINDESEINLDRVEEEMLAAYTDDSDEENLFLLDNVKVNKKEPQMTEIKINVSEEAWKLELERVLPHLKITIKNENRDWRSHLEQMKQYKSSVDSSLGVVKTQLEKLHKEISMTLDKVGNREKYLNRELENQLDDYRMLQDQLSKIKDAYKGISEGVAERNRELFRLTDRLETVKQQMEERGSSMTDGTPLVNIKKYMGKVKAEIVDMDVRIGILECILLQSKIRDEKNLESEFGQAISVF, from the exons atgtcGGCGGAAAGGGAACAATCGTTTCCCGCGTACAACGCGATGGAATGTCTCTTAGATAAATTGAAATTGCTGAACTATGAGGCGGAGTTTTTCAAGGAAACTAAAATGAAACCTATCCACAG ATATTATTTTGTCGTGACGAAAAATCCAGGAGAACAATTTTATCTCTTCGCATTGTTGGCGTCGTATTTGATCGgaaaaattggaataaattttcaaaaaccggaAGAATACGATGACCCCAACGATACGATAGAGAAAATTCTGCAAGTCGTACGAGAAAAT GAAATTCCTGTAAACTTTCCTGCAAATAAACTTAAACAGGGTGTTGGGGAGCATGTGGTGTACATTTTAGATCGTCTGGCGGATAAAGCATTGGCGAAACACTTCACGTGGCAAAA ACCGGTACCGCCCGAAGAGAAGAAAGAAGAGAGCGAAGTAATCAATGACGAATCGGAGATAAATTTAGACCGCGTCGAAGAGGAGATGTTGGCGGCGTACACTGACGACTCTGACGAAGAAAATCTATTTCTGTTGGATAACGTAAAAGTAAACAAGAAAGAACCGCAAatgacagaaataaaaattaatgtgagCGAGGAGGCGTGGAAGTTGGAGCTGGAACGGGTGTTGCCACACTTGAAAATCACgatcaaaaatgaaaatcgcGACTGGAGGTCTCATTTAGAACAGATGAAGCAGTACAAGAGCAGCGTCGACTCGTCTTTGGGGGTGGTCAAGACTCAGCTGGAGAAACTGCACAAAGAGATAAGCATGACTTTGGACAAAGTCGGAAATAGAGAAAAGTATCTGAACAGGGAGTTGGAGAATCAGTTGGATGACTACAGGATGCTGCAGGACCAACTTTCCAAGATAAAAGATGCGTACAAAGGGATCAGTGAAGGAGTAGCCGAGAGAAATCGCGAATTGTTCAGATTGACCGATCGACTGGAAACAGTTAAGCAACAAATGGAAGAACGAGGAAGCTCGATGACAGACGGCA CTCCTTTGGTCAACATTAAAAAGTACATGGGAAAAGTGAAAGCAGAGATTGTCGATATGGACGTCCGAATTGGTATTCTGGAGTGCATTTTGCTTCAGTCGAAGATCAGAGAtgagaaaaatctggaaagtGAGTTCGGGCAAGCGATTTCAGTCTTCTGA